Within the Acidipropionibacterium acidipropionici genome, the region GGCGGCCGCGCTCGGCGTCGGGGTGGGCGTTGATGCGCTGGGGCTCGGGGTGCTCGGCGTCGACGTCGAGGGAGTGGACGCCAGGCTCGGGGCGCTGCTGGCCGGGGCCGGGGTGGCCGAGGTGCCGCCGCCCGCATTGTCGGAGGATGCGCAGGAGGCCAGGGCCATCGCGAGAGCCCCGGAGACGAGTATGGGGGCCACCTTCGCGGCTCGATTCGTGCGCATCCGCATGTTCCTTCCGACGGCGCGGTTCCCGGCCGGCGGCGGAGGTGCTCCGTCGCGCCGGAGAGGCCTGAGGGGCAGGTGTTGTGCCCCGAGCGTCACCCTGGTGGTGCCGTCTGCGGCCCTGACGGGGGCACTTTAACATCCAGATGAAACGCATTTCGTCCCGGGAACGCCGGGAGAACGGAAGCTGAAGAAAATCCCCTGTCCACATGACGTGAAACCCTCCTTGACAAGGAGAGACCCATATCCTGAGAGTTCCTGACGGAATCCTTAAATTAAGCTGAGGAAACATGGAAAAGGGGCCCCGCCGGGTGGCGGGGCCCCTTCTCACGGGCGGGGATCAGGCGTGCTTGGCGCGGGTGCGGGCCTTGGCCCGGTCATGGGCGTTGAGCTCGGTCTTGCGGATCCGGACGACGTCGGGGGTCACCTCGAGGCACTCGTCGGAGCGGCAGAACTCGAGCTGCTGCTCCATCGACATCTTGGTGGCCGGGATGAGCCGCTCGAGCTCGTCACCGGTGGACGACCGCACGTTGGTGAGGTGCTTCTCCTTGGTGGGGTTGACGTCCATGTCGTCGGGCCGGGAGTTCTCCCCGCACACCATGCCCTCGTAGACGTCATCGCCCGGTGCGACGAACATGGTGCCGCGCTCCTGGAGGTTGAACAGGGCGAAGGAGGTGACGGTGCCCTGCCGGTCGGCGACCATCGAGCCGGTCTGGCGGGTGCGCAGCTCCCCGACCCAGGGCTGGTAGTTCTCGAAGATCTGGTTCATGATCCCCTGGCCGCGGGTCTGGGTGAGGAACTCGGTGCGGAAGCCGATGAGGCCGCGGGCCGGCACCACGAACTCCATCCGGACCCATCCGGATCCGTGGTTGACCATGTGCATCATCTGGCCCTTGCGCAGCCCCATCATCTGGGTGACGGCGCCCATGAACTCCTCGGGGCAGTCCACGGTGACCCGCTCGAAGGGCTCGTGCAGCTTGCCGTTGATCTCGCGGGTGACCACCTGGGGCTTGCCGACGGTGAGCTCGAAGCCCTCGCGGCGCATCATCTCCACCAGCACGGCCAGCTGCAGCTCGCCGCGTCCCTGGACCTCCCACATGTCGGGGCGGTCGGTGTCGGAGACCTTGATGGAGACGTTGCCGATGAGCTCCTGGTCCAGGCGGGCCTTGAGCAGCCTGGCGGTGAGCTTGTCGCCGGAGCGCCCGGACAGCGGGGAGGTGTTGATGCCGATGGTCATCGACATCGACGGCTCGTCGACGTGGATGAGCGGCAGCGGCTTGGGATCCTCGGGGTCGGTGATGGTCTCGCCGATGGTGATGTCGGGGATGCCGGCGACAGCGACGATGTCGCCGGGGCCGGCGGTCTCGGTGGGCACCCGGTCGAGGGCCTCGGTAATGAGCACCTCGGAGAGCTTGACGTTCTCGACGGAGCCGTCGCGGCGGCACAGGGCCACCGGCTCGCCCTTGTGGAGCTCGCCCTCGACGATGCGGCACAGGGCCAGACGGCCGAGGTAGGGGGAGGCGTCGAGGTTGGTGACGTGGGCCTGGAGGGTGGCGCCCTCGGTGTAGGTCGGCGCCGGGATGTTCTTGAGGATGGAGTCGAAGAGGGGCTGCAGATCGGGGGAGTCGGGCAGCTGGCCATCCGCGGGCTTCTCCAGGGATGCGCGTCCGGCCTTGGCGGAGGCGTAGACGACGGGGACGTCGAGCAGGGAGGCGTCGTTGTCATCGGAGAGGTCCATGAAGAGGTCGTAGGTCTCCTCGACCACCTCGTCGATGCGGGCGTCGGGCCGGTCGACCTTGTTGATCACCAGCACCAAGGGCAGTTTCTTGGCCAGGGCCTTGCGCAGCACGAACCGGGTCTGGGGGAGGGGCCCCTCGGAGGCGTCGACGAGCAGCAGGACGCCGTCGACCATCTCCAGGCCGCGCTCCACCTCGCCGCCGAAGTCGGCGTGTCCGGGGGTGTCGATGATATTGAGGGTGATCTCCTCGCCGTCGCTCATGGTGTGCTTGACGGCGGTGTTCTTGGCGAGGATGGTGATGCCCTTCTCCCGCTCAAGGTCCATCGAGTCCATCACGCGCTTCTCGACGTCGGCGCCCTCCCGGAAGGCTCCCGACTGCCACAGCATCGCGTCCACGAGGGTGGTCTTGCCGTGGTCGACGTGGGCCACGATGGCGATATTGCGCAGGTCTTTGCGAACGGGCATGCAGGACTCCGGTCAGTCGGGAGATGGGGCGGACGCCGACGGGCATCCCGGGCAATTGTAGACGTTGTGCGGGCTGGGTCGCGACGCGCCTGTGTTCTCGCTCCGGGAGGGTGGGAGCATGCGAAGGGCAGCTACTCGTCGATGAAATCGATGATCCACCGTCGGATCTCGGCCAGTGTGCCCGGATCGACCCGGCCCGCGCGGCGGACTACGCGCTCACGCGAGATGGTGCGCACCTGCTCGGTCATCGCCCATGACGGATGCTGGAGGGCGTCGGGTCCCAGCGGGATGTGATTCGACCATCCGCGATCGACCGACGTGATCGGCGCCACGGTTACGAGCGTGTCGGCGATCAGGAGATGCCCGCGCGAGGAGACGACAACTGCTGGACGCCGCCCGCTCTGTTCTCGTCCGACTACCGGATCGAGATAGACCCAGACGATGTCACCGGGGGCCAGATCAGGCATCCTGAGCCGACTCCCACCAGGTGGTCTCCTGTCGGTACGAAGCAAGGTCGTCGGCCGGTGTCGCGTCGATCTCGGCCCTCAGCCGCTCGAACCGCTTCTGCTTGTCGGCCAGCGAGGCGAGGTACCGGAGATGTTCACCCAGGGTGCGGTGTTCTGCGGTGGCCTGCTCCTTGAGCAGGTCCCGGACCTCGGGACTGACCTTGATCGTGGTGAGTGTCATACCATTAGCATACCTATGGTCATACTCCTTGTGGGCCGTGGTGGCCCGCCCTGATCGGTACATCATCCACAGGAAGGACGGCTTGATCCAGGACATCCTGTCGGTCTTGAACGGGGCCACGAATGTCTGGGCCTCCACGGCAGGACCAGCGATCGATGACGAATAGGTCTGGTACACCGTGACTGTCTCGTCATCGAAGAGAGCCCGAACCTGCCGGTACGGCCGGGGTCTTGCCAGATCCATGACGCCGACCCTATCGGGGCGGGTGGCCCGTCGGATCAGCGCCCGAAGAGTCGCGTGAAGGGATTCGACGGCCTGGCCTCGCGCGCCGCCCGGATCTCGGCCTCGGTGTGCTTCCCGCCGCACCACTGCGAGGCGGGAACGCCTGCCTTCACCTGGTCGATGTGCTGGCCGCATCCGGCCCAGGTGGTCTTTCCGCAGACCTTGCAGGTGACTGCTCGACACATGGTGGTTCTCCTCGTGTTCGTGATGGTGTCGCTCTTCCCGGTTCTCGCCGTGCTCCCGGCCTGAAGCCCGGTCGCGCTCGACATAATATACCCAGGGGGGTATCGTTTCGCATCATGAGGATCGTCATCATCGGCGGAGTCGCCGCCGGCATGTCCGCCGCCACCCGTCTGCGCCGTCTCCAGGAGGACGCCGAGATCATCGTCGTCGAGCGCGGCGAGCACGTCTCCGTCGCCAACTGCGGGCTGCCCTATCACCTGGGAGGAGTCATCGAGAACCGCTCGGCGCTCCTGCTCCAGACTCCGGAGTCCCTCGCCGCCAGATTCCGCATCGACGTGCGCGTCCGCACCGAGGCCCTGGCTATCCACACCGCCGAGCGCGCGGTCGAGCTGCGCCTGCCCGACGGCACGGTCGAGTCCCTGGGATACGACGAACTGGTCCTCACCCCCGGTGCCGCACCCGTCCGCCCGCCCATCCCCGGCATCGAGCACGCCCTGACGCTGCGCGACGTCACCGATCTCGACCGGCTCATCGGTGCCGCGGAGGCCACAGAGGAGGCCGTGGTCATCGGGGCCGGGTTCATCGGCGTCGAGGTGGCCGAGAATCTCGTCGCCCGCGGCATCGCCGTCCACCTCGTCGAGGCCGCCGGGCACGTCATCGCGCCCCTGGACCCCGAGATGGCCGAGCCCGTTCACGCCCGCCTGCGTTCCCACGGCGTCGACCTGAGACTGCACTCGCGCGTGGTCGGGATCGACTCCGACGGCGTCACCCTCGATTCGGGGGAGAGGCTGCCCGGCGCCCTCGTGCTCGCAGCCATCGGGGTGCGTCCCGAGTCGCGGCTGGCCGCCGAGGCGGGCCTGGAGGTCACCGCCTCCGGCGCCATCGCCGTCGGCGGCCACTGGGCCACCACCGACCCGCACATCCACGCCGCGGGCGACGCCGTCGCCAAGATCGACGCCATCAGCGGCGACGACGTCCTCGTGCCCCTGGCCAACACCGCCAACCGCGACGGACGGCTGCTCGCCGACGTCATCTCCGGGCGCCCCGGGGCCGCCCGTCCGACCCTCGGCAGTGCCATCGTCGGGGCCTTCGGGCTCCAGATCGCGGTCACCGGCTGGAGCGAGACGCGGCTGCGGGCCGCAGGACGACCCGTGCGCGTCATCCACACCCATCCCGTCAACCACGCCGGCTACTATCCCGGTGCCACCGGGATGCGCCTCAAACTCCTGGTCGATCCCGACAC harbors:
- a CDS encoding type II toxin-antitoxin system PemK/MazF family toxin, with translation MPDLAPGDIVWVYLDPVVGREQSGRRPAVVVSSRGHLLIADTLVTVAPITSVDRGWSNHIPLGPDALQHPSWAMTEQVRTISRERVVRRAGRVDPGTLAEIRRWIIDFIDE
- the typA gene encoding translational GTPase TypA, which produces MPVRKDLRNIAIVAHVDHGKTTLVDAMLWQSGAFREGADVEKRVMDSMDLEREKGITILAKNTAVKHTMSDGEEITLNIIDTPGHADFGGEVERGLEMVDGVLLLVDASEGPLPQTRFVLRKALAKKLPLVLVINKVDRPDARIDEVVEETYDLFMDLSDDNDASLLDVPVVYASAKAGRASLEKPADGQLPDSPDLQPLFDSILKNIPAPTYTEGATLQAHVTNLDASPYLGRLALCRIVEGELHKGEPVALCRRDGSVENVKLSEVLITEALDRVPTETAGPGDIVAVAGIPDITIGETITDPEDPKPLPLIHVDEPSMSMTIGINTSPLSGRSGDKLTARLLKARLDQELIGNVSIKVSDTDRPDMWEVQGRGELQLAVLVEMMRREGFELTVGKPQVVTREINGKLHEPFERVTVDCPEEFMGAVTQMMGLRKGQMMHMVNHGSGWVRMEFVVPARGLIGFRTEFLTQTRGQGIMNQIFENYQPWVGELRTRQTGSMVADRQGTVTSFALFNLQERGTMFVAPGDDVYEGMVCGENSRPDDMDVNPTKEKHLTNVRSSTGDELERLIPATKMSMEQQLEFCRSDECLEVTPDVVRIRKTELNAHDRAKARTRAKHA
- a CDS encoding FAD-dependent oxidoreductase; its protein translation is MRIVIIGGVAAGMSAATRLRRLQEDAEIIVVERGEHVSVANCGLPYHLGGVIENRSALLLQTPESLAARFRIDVRVRTEALAIHTAERAVELRLPDGTVESLGYDELVLTPGAAPVRPPIPGIEHALTLRDVTDLDRLIGAAEATEEAVVIGAGFIGVEVAENLVARGIAVHLVEAAGHVIAPLDPEMAEPVHARLRSHGVDLRLHSRVVGIDSDGVTLDSGERLPGALVLAAIGVRPESRLAAEAGLEVTASGAIAVGGHWATTDPHIHAAGDAVAKIDAISGDDVLVPLANTANRDGRLLADVISGRPGAARPTLGSAIVGAFGLQIAVTGWSETRLRAAGRPVRVIHTHPVNHAGYYPGATGMRLKLLVDPDTDLILGAQAVAEQGADKRIDVIATAMAGGLTASRLADLELCYAPQFGSAKDPVNFLGWADRNIADGLVETLQWHELHQAMADGARLVDVRTPAEHEAAAIPGSVLIPLDELRERLDDLPEGDLIVHCAAGLRSYIAARILTQHGRRAWSLDGGFATWADGRATAQ